The following coding sequences are from one Nicotiana tabacum cultivar K326 chromosome 1, ASM71507v2, whole genome shotgun sequence window:
- the LOC107789183 gene encoding L-ornithine N5-acetyltransferase NATA1-like, producing the protein MEYSTHVAANTLINSFQPKENTIFSHQISARIRLATEVDVPLLHKLVTQMAEYHGLSEIFTTTETSLHNNLFKSNNPPFHSLTALVLEISPNPFPLVTKSNNLSFIPIIKNNYNLDKMEVLDPELETFRSKFKGDGENNGNVYVAGHVLVFPSYNGFFEKPGLYLDQMFVRKCYRGMRLGKLLFSAVASKAAKMGMGMVDWLVADWNEESINFYEKMGAHYIPEYRLCKLYGGQLQAFSKKSD; encoded by the coding sequence ATGGAATACTCAACTCATGTAGCTGCAAATACTCTTATCAACTCCTTTCAACCAAAGGAAAACACCATTTTCAGCCACCAAATTTCTGCGAGAATCCGCCTTGCTACAGAAGTTGACGTGCCACTTCTTCACAAACTCGTTACCCAAATGGCAGAATACCATGGCCTATCAGAAATCTTCACTACAACAGAGACATCACTCCACAACAATTTATTCAAATCCAATAATCCTCCTTTTCATTCTCTCACTGCTCTTGTCCTTGAAATTTCTCCCAACCCTTTTCCTCTCGTCACCAAATCCAATAACCTCAGTTTCATCCCTATTATCAAGAACAATTACAATCTTGATAAAATGGAAGTTTTGGACCCTGAACTCGAGACTTTTAGGTCCAAATTTAAAGGGGATGGAGAGAATAATGGCAATGTTTATGTAGCTGGTCACGTGCTTGTTTTTCCAAGCTATAACGGTTTCTTTGAGAAACCTGGTTTATATTTAGACCAAATGTTTGTAAGGAAGTGTTATAGAGGGATGAGGTTAGGAAAATTGTTATTTTCTGCTGTTGCATCGAAGGCTGCGAAAATGGGAATGGGGATGGTTGATTGGCTTGTGGCTGATTGGAATGAAGAAAGTATTAATTTCTATGAGAAAATGGGTGCTCATTATATTCCTGAATATAGACTTTGTAAATTGTATGGAGGTCAGCTTCAAGCATTCTCCAAGAAATCCGATTGA